Proteins from a genomic interval of Polaribacter sp. Q13:
- a CDS encoding M28 family peptidase yields MKKINLVYVLLFAIIFSCKESAKVVKTNKKVAVIDSITVKKHLYTLAADDMEGRKTRTAGIEKAAKYIENEFKRIGLTTYDTLKDYRQTFTFTDKSSKKEITTSNIIGVLEGKSKKNEIVIISAHYDHLGVKIKEGQLDSIYNGANDDASGVTGVLALAEYFKEKANNERTILFVAFTGEELGLIGSTYFGKGIDATKFVAGINLEMIGKVPSFGPNTAWLTGFERSDFGKIIQKNLEGTGYQLFADPYKKFNLFFRSDNASLARLGVPSHTFSTTPIDVDKDYHQVSDEVETLDMAVITETIKAVAKGTESIISGKDTPTRVVIKENK; encoded by the coding sequence ATGAAGAAAATCAACTTAGTTTATGTCCTTTTATTTGCAATTATTTTTTCTTGTAAAGAAAGTGCGAAAGTAGTTAAAACGAATAAAAAGGTTGCAGTTATAGATTCTATTACAGTAAAAAAACATCTTTATACCTTAGCGGCTGATGATATGGAAGGTAGAAAGACCAGAACTGCAGGAATTGAAAAAGCCGCAAAATATATAGAAAATGAATTTAAAAGAATTGGGTTAACTACTTATGATACTTTAAAAGATTACAGACAGACTTTTACATTTACAGACAAAAGTTCTAAAAAAGAAATAACAACCAGTAATATTATTGGTGTTTTGGAAGGGAAATCTAAGAAAAATGAAATTGTAATTATTTCTGCGCATTACGATCATTTGGGGGTTAAAATTAAAGAAGGGCAATTAGATAGTATTTATAATGGTGCTAATGATGATGCTTCTGGTGTAACCGGAGTTTTAGCTTTGGCAGAATATTTTAAAGAGAAAGCAAATAATGAAAGAACGATTCTTTTTGTTGCTTTTACTGGTGAAGAATTAGGCTTAATAGGTTCTACTTATTTTGGAAAAGGAATTGACGCTACTAAATTTGTAGCAGGTATTAATCTAGAAATGATAGGGAAAGTACCAAGTTTTGGTCCAAATACGGCGTGGTTAACAGGTTTTGAAAGATCTGATTTTGGTAAAATTATTCAGAAGAATTTAGAGGGAACCGGCTATCAACTATTTGCAGATCCGTATAAAAAGTTTAATTTGTTTTTTAGATCAGACAATGCTTCCTTGGCAAGGTTAGGGGTGCCTTCTCATACTTTTTCTACAACACCAATAGATGTTGATAAAGATTATCATCAGGTTTCTGATGAAGTAGAAACTCTAGATATGGCTGTAATTACAGAAACGATTAAGGCTGTTGCAAAAGGAACTGAGAGTATTATTAGTGGAAAAGATACTCCTACGAGAGTTGTAATTAAAGAGAATAAATAA
- a CDS encoding DUF4136 domain-containing protein, with the protein MKKVRYFFLFLLMSCSTSKVITDYDDNTNFKQYKTYAFFDDIGAGLNEFDVNRSADAIFSEMESLGFKETETPDFYINLKAKTTEAKVTNTIAIGLGSGGRNGGLGVSGGIPIGGKKLDEEITLEFVDAKTNELFWEGILTSTIKEKRNPAKRILYFKEIVHKILQSYPLK; encoded by the coding sequence ATGAAGAAAGTACGATACTTCTTTTTGTTTTTATTGATGAGTTGCTCAACTTCTAAAGTAATTACAGATTATGATGATAATACGAATTTTAAGCAATACAAAACCTATGCTTTTTTTGATGATATTGGCGCAGGTTTAAATGAGTTTGATGTAAATAGGAGCGCAGACGCCATATTTTCAGAAATGGAATCACTTGGTTTTAAAGAGACAGAAACGCCTGATTTTTATATCAATTTAAAAGCAAAAACTACTGAAGCTAAAGTTACAAATACCATAGCAATTGGTTTAGGAAGTGGAGGTAGAAATGGTGGTTTAGGAGTTTCTGGCGGAATTCCGATTGGTGGAAAAAAGCTAGATGAAGAAATTACTTTAGAGTTCGTAGATGCTAAAACCAATGAATTATTTTGGGAAGGTATTTTAACATCCACCATAAAGGAGAAAAGAAATCCAGCAAAAAGAATACTTTATTTTAAAGAAATAGTGCATAAAATATTACAAAGTTATCCTCTCAAATAA
- a CDS encoding TfoX/Sxy family protein, whose amino-acid sequence MMGGLLFMVDDKMYVAVMKEEIMARINPNIYDESIEKEGCNKMNFTGKPMKGFVFLSEEAVDLDDDLNYWLQLALDFNPLAKASKKIKSSKN is encoded by the coding sequence ATGATGGGAGGTTTATTATTTATGGTAGATGATAAAATGTATGTTGCTGTAATGAAAGAAGAAATTATGGCTCGTATTAATCCAAATATTTATGATGAATCTATAGAAAAGGAGGGGTGTAATAAAATGAATTTTACAGGAAAACCGATGAAAGGTTTTGTGTTTCTCTCTGAAGAAGCGGTAGATTTAGATGATGATTTAAACTATTGGTTGCAATTAGCTTTAGATTTTAATCCGCTTGCCAAAGCGAGTAAAAAAATAAAATCCTCTAAAAATTAA